The genomic stretch TTCCCAGTACGGCGAGCCGTCCTTGCGCAGATTGTGGAACTCGCCGCGCCACTCGTGGCCGGCGAGGATGGTGGCCCACAGCTCCTTGGCCGCGGCCGCCCCCTGGCTGCCCAGCTCAGCGGCATTGTGCCCCAGGACCTCCTCCTCCTGGTAGCCGGTGATGGCGCAGAGCTTGGGGTTGGCGTACTCGATGCGGCCCTGGTGGTCGGTGATCAAAATGGCGCTGGGGCTGTGCTCCATGGCATGGGAAAGCTTCAGGAGCTTGTCTTCGGCCCTTTTCCGCTCGACGATGCGGCCGCACCGCTCGGCAATGGCGGCCAGCAGCTGCCGCTCCTCGTCCCAGAACGGGCCGCCGGCCCGCGGCGGCGGCTCCTCCCGGTAGCCCAGCTGCACCAGACCCGCCGGCCGGCCCTGCACCAGGAGCGGCTGGCTCAGATGCTGGCCGTGGACGTCGCAAACGTGGGAGCAATAGCTCGTCCCATCCAGCACCACCCGGCCCCAGGCGATCTCCGGATACTGGCCCGCACACGGCAACAGCCGGGCCACCCCGGCCAGGATCTCGGTCAAAGAGATGCCGGGCTGCTCAACCAGCTGGCTGATCCCATAGAGGCATTGCAGCTCCCGGATGCGCTTGACCAGCTCCCCGGTGTGACGGCGCATCGCCGCCTCGTCCAGGCGGCAGGCGCCGGCCTCGGCCTCCAGCGCCGCCAGGCGGCTGGCCAAGGCGTCCGGGGCAGGGATGTCGGTCACGGCAGGGGCTCCTTTGGGGCTGGGGCGAGGGGATGCCGGCGCGGGAGCCCGGCACCGGCAAGACGGTAGCCTGGCGGCGGTCGATCGTCAAGGGCTCTGGCCGGCCACTACCCGCCGGCCAGGACCTCCCGGACCTTGGTGGCCAGGGCGTCCAGGCCGTAGGGCTTCTGGATGAAGCCCCTGCAGCCCTGGGCCATCAGGGCCTCGGCCTCGGCATCCTTGCTGAAGCCGGAGGCTACCAGAACCGGCACCCGGGGATCGATCTCCCGGAGCCGGGAATAGGTGGCGGCACCGTTCATGCCCGGCATCAGCATGTCCAGGATCACCAGCCCGATGCCGGAGCCCTCCTTCCGGAGGAGGTCGAGGGCCTCCGGACCGCTGCCGGCCACCAGGACGTGGTAGCCCAGGGCGGCCAGCATCTGGCTGGCCACTCCCGCCACCAGGGACTCGTCATCCACCAGCAGCACGGTCTCCCCGCCCCGGGGCCGGCAATGGTGTGGGGGCACCGGCTCCGGCCGGGCTTCCTTGGCCGCCGGCAGAAGGATGCGGAAGGTGGTGCCCTGACCGGGCTGGCTGTCGACACTGATGAGGCCGCCGTGGTTGGTGATGATGGCGTAGGCCGAGGCCAGGCCCAGCCCGGTGCCCCGCTCCTTCTCCCGGGTGGTGAAGAAGGGATCGAAGACCCGCTGCCGGGTCGCCTCGTCCATGCCGATGCCGGTATCGGTCACCGCCAGCTCGATGTAGCGGCCCGGCGGCCGGCCCAGGAGCGACACCGCCCCCTCGTCCAGGAGCCGGTTGGCGGTGGTGAGGGTCAGCCGGCCGCCGGCTGGCATGGCCTGCCAGGCGTTCAGGAAGAGGTTGAGCAGCACCTGCTCCATCTGGTGCCGGTCCACTTCCACTGGCCACAGGTCGGGCGCCAGGCTGGTGGTGACGGTCAGCTCTTTGCGGGTGCGGCCGAACAGGCGGCTGCTGTCCCGGACAATGGCATTGAGGTCCTGGCGCCGCACCTCGTACTTGCCGCCCCGGGCCAGGCCCAGAAGCTGGCGGGTGAGGCTGGCCGCGCTCTTGACCACTGCCTCGATGGTGGCCAGCGACTCGTGGAAGGGATGATCCGGCGTCACCCGCCAGCGCATGAGGGCGGCATGGCCCTGGATGGCGGTGAGCAGGTTGTTGAAGTCGTGGGCCACCCCGGCAGCCAGGCTGCCAATGGCCTCCATGGTGGCCGCCTGCCGCAGCTGCGCCTCCATGCGCCGCTGCTCGCTGATGTCCCGCAGGAAGGAAAGGACCGCTGGCCGGCCCTGCCAGGTGATGACCCGGCAGCTGACCTGCACCCAGACCTCCTGGCCCGGAGGGGTGACGATCCGGAAGGAATAGACCTCGGGCTGCTCCTCCCCCGCCAGGCGG from Thermodesulfobacteriota bacterium encodes the following:
- a CDS encoding PAS domain S-box protein — encoded protein: MPDLPAVPSQPSPEVIATGIGDLACQALLEYAREGLAVWQPVADPPGARFLIWNRRLAEITGHTREAINELGLCQALRPEKTGLERSQERLQRVRHGEHLAAEVWEITRADGGRRSLRLTTQALAGTDLVLLMAEDITDQETALAALAASEARLRTMFHTSPDAISVTRFADGVYQDVNDAFLEITGFSREEVIGSSSLMIDIWQDLADRRQLMEALNEYGFVRNQEARFRMKDGTVRLGLLSARVIDIDGVLHILSMTRDITELRGVERQRQEIEEQYRLLVESAIDAIVIAQDGCLVFANPRTVELTGRSAAELAHMPFEVMIHPADRAMVMDRHHRRLAGEEQPEVYSFRIVTPPGQEVWVQVSCRVITWQGRPAVLSFLRDISEQRRMEAQLRQAATMEAIGSLAAGVAHDFNNLLTAIQGHAALMRWRVTPDHPFHESLATIEAVVKSAASLTRQLLGLARGGKYEVRRQDLNAIVRDSSRLFGRTRKELTVTTSLAPDLWPVEVDRHQMEQVLLNLFLNAWQAMPAGGRLTLTTANRLLDEGAVSLLGRPPGRYIELAVTDTGIGMDEATRQRVFDPFFTTREKERGTGLGLASAYAIITNHGGLISVDSQPGQGTTFRILLPAAKEARPEPVPPHHCRPRGGETVLLVDDESLVAGVASQMLAALGYHVLVAGSGPEALDLLRKEGSGIGLVILDMLMPGMNGAATYSRLREIDPRVPVLVASGFSKDAEAEALMAQGCRGFIQKPYGLDALATKVREVLAGG
- a CDS encoding PAS domain S-box protein — translated: MTDIPAPDALASRLAALEAEAGACRLDEAAMRRHTGELVKRIRELQCLYGISQLVEQPGISLTEILAGVARLLPCAGQYPEIAWGRVVLDGTSYCSHVCDVHGQHLSQPLLVQGRPAGLVQLGYREEPPPRAGGPFWDEERQLLAAIAERCGRIVERKRAEDKLLKLSHAMEHSPSAILITDHQGRIEYANPKLCAITGYQEEEVLGHNAAELGSQGAAAAKELWATILAGHEWRGEFHNLRKDGSPYWESASISAIRDAKGAITHFVKVAEDITELKKVQDVLQANEERHHQDERRLDLLRFANQVAQDLMHELRNPLVSIGGFARLIATRDTPADKMVEYSRIIFEQATRLEAALNKALAHLQEAAAEG